The following proteins come from a genomic window of Corallococcus sp. NCRR:
- a CDS encoding toxin-antitoxin system YwqK family antitoxin, with product MSSQVNEGAAVEANGGGATRDGAKWALLFMGAFGMARLGQLASPEVMPRFLEAWVLGPWLWSAPPRPWGLAVSLVPWLAWALFLAVAVQGLRGRGALPASRPASVAAGLVAGLLLAGLPRLASVLSELPHARARMLRACASGIVLLQGGVALLLTSEFLTRSPRWGLAVLCVDAVLLGLQLGFLRAVWWTWRDAEAVGVEAADVEAAAAPEAARQEAGYDCPDCPAAVPLWRSEGRLGAHCDACGGDLLTAREQDQVLTERGLRADALRRMLEEPGGRPARCASCGGACSTVVFQGVAVVPCASCGTLWMREGILHQLSRGQHGLPRASRAAPQGPPATLPSSWAGAGALALLGLAAGGFVADRWSLDACPTGTTLRRDSSPGGHVLSRCLTVLESPAGPSWLRTARGQLLFREAYAKGRRDGRWSRWDREGRLLADGEYANGLEVGEWRLHDASMPEAVVFRARFNRGRLEGVVEDLALDGRVLESRTYADGRLQGPYAHFFASGITHVEGHYARGLRDGEWSTYDARGNRQELSWWQGGRPLRVHGGGTPLAQKDSRPEEEEEREARWESAADMVRVKRALAVQGASAPAEEEALYGGHPLEWWGQRLRLAWPRRDTADGAARYALTVRRAGLNGLRVEESVAGPRVKVGTDAAVPATGTGAQVVSQEAP from the coding sequence ATGTCTTCACAAGTCAATGAGGGGGCCGCCGTCGAGGCGAACGGCGGAGGGGCCACGCGCGACGGCGCGAAGTGGGCCCTGCTGTTCATGGGCGCGTTCGGGATGGCCCGGCTCGGGCAACTGGCTTCGCCAGAGGTGATGCCCCGGTTCCTGGAGGCCTGGGTGCTGGGGCCGTGGCTGTGGAGCGCGCCGCCCCGGCCCTGGGGGCTCGCGGTGTCGCTGGTGCCCTGGCTCGCGTGGGCCCTGTTCCTGGCGGTGGCGGTGCAGGGCCTCCGGGGGCGCGGCGCGCTTCCCGCGTCCCGGCCCGCGTCGGTGGCGGCGGGGCTGGTGGCGGGCCTGCTGCTGGCGGGACTGCCCCGGCTGGCGAGCGTCCTGTCCGAGCTGCCGCACGCCCGCGCGCGGATGCTGAGGGCCTGCGCGTCCGGCATCGTGCTGCTTCAGGGCGGGGTGGCGTTGCTGCTCACCTCGGAGTTCCTCACGCGCTCGCCGCGCTGGGGTCTGGCCGTGCTCTGCGTGGACGCGGTGCTCCTGGGCCTGCAACTGGGTTTCCTGAGGGCCGTGTGGTGGACGTGGCGCGACGCGGAGGCGGTGGGCGTGGAGGCGGCGGACGTGGAGGCCGCCGCGGCCCCGGAGGCCGCGCGGCAGGAGGCGGGCTACGACTGCCCGGACTGCCCGGCGGCGGTCCCGCTGTGGCGGAGCGAGGGGCGGCTGGGGGCCCACTGCGACGCCTGCGGTGGCGACCTGCTGACCGCCCGGGAGCAGGACCAGGTCCTCACCGAGCGCGGCCTGCGCGCGGATGCGCTGCGCCGGATGCTGGAGGAGCCCGGAGGCAGGCCGGCGAGGTGCGCCTCCTGCGGGGGCGCGTGCTCGACGGTGGTGTTCCAGGGCGTCGCGGTGGTGCCGTGCGCCTCCTGCGGGACGCTGTGGATGCGCGAGGGCATCCTCCACCAGCTGAGCCGGGGACAGCATGGCTTGCCCCGGGCCTCCCGGGCCGCGCCGCAGGGCCCCCCGGCGACGCTGCCGTCCTCCTGGGCCGGGGCGGGAGCGCTGGCGCTGCTGGGGCTCGCCGCGGGCGGATTCGTGGCGGACCGCTGGAGCCTGGACGCCTGTCCCACCGGGACCACCTTGCGGCGCGATTCGTCGCCAGGGGGCCACGTGCTGTCCCGCTGCCTGACGGTGCTGGAGTCGCCAGCGGGGCCCTCGTGGCTGAGGACCGCGCGGGGACAGTTGCTCTTCCGCGAGGCGTACGCGAAGGGACGGCGCGACGGGCGCTGGTCGCGCTGGGACCGGGAGGGGCGGCTGCTCGCGGACGGTGAGTACGCGAACGGGCTGGAAGTGGGCGAATGGCGCCTCCACGACGCGTCCATGCCGGAGGCGGTGGTGTTCCGCGCCCGCTTCAACAGGGGGCGGCTGGAAGGCGTGGTGGAGGACCTGGCCCTGGACGGGCGCGTGCTGGAGAGCAGGACGTACGCGGACGGCCGGCTCCAGGGCCCCTACGCCCACTTCTTCGCGAGCGGCATCACGCACGTGGAGGGCCACTACGCGCGCGGCCTGCGCGACGGGGAGTGGAGCACCTACGACGCCCGGGGCAACCGGCAGGAGCTGTCCTGGTGGCAGGGAGGACGGCCTCTGCGGGTGCACGGCGGCGGGACGCCCCTGGCCCAGAAGGACTCGCGGCCGGAGGAAGAGGAGGAGCGCGAGGCGCGGTGGGAGTCCGCGGCGGACATGGTGAGGGTGAAGCGGGCCCTGGCGGTCCAGGGGGCTTCCGCGCCCGCGGAGGAGGAGGCGCTGTACGGCGGACATCCGCTGGAGTGGTGGGGCCAGCGGCTGCGGCTCGCCTGGCCCCGGCGCGACACGGCGGACGGCGCCGCGCGCTACGCGCTCACCGTGCGGCGGGCGGGGCTCAACGGCCTGCGGGTGGAGGAGTCGGTGGCGGGCCCCCGCGTGAAGGTGGGG
- a CDS encoding linalool dehydratase/isomerase domain-containing protein, with amino-acid sequence MRRKLVLLVLAVAVWLPALHLLFRPRDREALTAALALRQRAFSLQESSAERDVLHRSNPEWDLMVRTFSVLSFANLALSEPARKAEHLAVVDSLIARTLRDERRAHEAFFLPYVHAGPFKDPGGRSLFVDGELALMLAARQVVETRADYAPLLRERVDLIAGQLERAPVLAAESYPDEGWTFCNTVALAALRLSDQVDGRDHGALLRRWVASAREHLSDRRTGLLVSSFTYDGVTKDGPEGSTLWLAAHMLQVVDADFASDQYQRARAALLGQTLGFAWAAEWPAEVEAMQDIDSGPTIPWVNANAGSSGLALVGAAAFDDEEALDGLLTSLHFAAFPVHDDTGVRFAAGNPLADAVLLYALVEGPLWRLARAPRLEAHR; translated from the coding sequence ATGCGACGCAAACTCGTGCTGCTGGTGCTGGCCGTGGCGGTGTGGCTGCCCGCGCTCCACCTGCTGTTCCGGCCCCGCGACCGGGAAGCGCTGACGGCGGCGCTGGCCTTGCGCCAACGCGCGTTCTCGCTCCAGGAGTCGAGCGCGGAGCGCGACGTGCTCCACCGCTCGAACCCGGAGTGGGACTTGATGGTGCGCACCTTCTCCGTGCTGTCGTTCGCGAACCTCGCGCTGTCGGAGCCCGCGCGAAAGGCGGAGCACCTGGCGGTCGTGGACAGCCTCATCGCCCGGACGCTGCGAGACGAACGGCGGGCGCACGAGGCCTTCTTCCTCCCCTACGTGCACGCAGGCCCCTTCAAGGACCCGGGCGGGCGCAGCCTCTTCGTGGACGGTGAGCTGGCGTTGATGCTCGCCGCGCGCCAGGTGGTGGAGACGCGCGCGGACTACGCACCGCTCCTGCGCGAGCGCGTGGACCTCATCGCCGGACAGTTGGAGCGCGCGCCGGTGCTCGCGGCGGAGAGCTACCCGGATGAGGGCTGGACCTTCTGCAACACGGTGGCGCTCGCGGCGCTGCGCCTGTCGGACCAGGTGGACGGGCGGGACCATGGCGCGCTCCTTCGCCGGTGGGTGGCTTCCGCGCGGGAGCACCTGTCCGACCGCCGGACCGGTCTGCTCGTGTCCAGCTTCACCTACGACGGCGTGACGAAGGACGGGCCGGAGGGCTCCACGTTGTGGCTCGCGGCGCACATGCTCCAGGTGGTGGACGCGGACTTCGCGAGCGACCAATACCAGCGGGCCCGCGCCGCGCTCCTGGGGCAGACGCTGGGCTTCGCGTGGGCGGCGGAATGGCCAGCGGAGGTGGAGGCGATGCAGGACATCGACTCCGGGCCCACGATTCCATGGGTGAACGCGAACGCGGGCTCCAGCGGGCTCGCGCTCGTGGGGGCGGCGGCGTTCGACGACGAAGAGGCGTTGGACGGGCTGCTCACGAGCCTCCACTTCGCGGCCTTTCCGGTGCACGACGACACCGGCGTGCGCTTCGCGGCGGGCAATCCGCTCGCGGACGCGGTGCTGCTGTACGCGCTCGTCGAAGGACCGCTCTGGCGTCTGGCGCGGGCGCCGCGCCTGGAGGCGCACCGATGA